A region of the Nitrospirota bacterium genome:
AAAGGCTGCTGGAGGGCGATCAGGCACAAAAGGATTCCGGATCGGACGGATAGCTAATTCTCGAACATCACCTTGCCCATGTCCGAGACATCATAGCCTCCGAGCTCTTTTACGGCGTTCCTGAACTCACTGTCTGCCTTTACAATTCTCAGAAGGCGCTGCAGCAGATCTGTTGCAAAAAACTCCCGGGCAATTGCAAGGTCATATCTCTCCTGCGCCACAGGGATAAAATCCAGGTTTAACGCCCGTGCAGAAGCGAGAATGGCCAGCCCTGTGTCGGCGATTCCAGTCAAAACCGCTGACGCAACTCCCATGTGGGTGTATTCCTCTCTCTCATACCCACTGACATCTCCCGGCTTTATGCCAAGTTCTCTCAGGCACTTGTCTGTAAGGAGCCGTGTTCCCGCGCCCGACTGTCGGTTCACAAACACCACGTCTCCTCTTGTCAGGTCCTCAAAGCCCCTGATATTTTTGGGATTGCCCTTCGGGACAAGGAGCCCCTGCTCACGGTATACCAGATTCATCAGCACAATCCTTTTGTCAGAGAGCAATCTGTTAATAAAGGATATGTTATATTCACCGGTATTCTCATCCAGAAGGTGGGTACCAGCCAGATGAGCTTCTCCTTTTTTTAACGCTACCAGACCTCCCATGGAACCGACATGGGCGGACGAGAGAGATGTCCCCGGATATCTCTTCCTCAGACTGTTGGACAGCAGATCAAGGGCATTGTCATGACTCCCGATACAGACTATCGTATTCTCGATATCGTGCCTGGTCCTCATCAGTTCAACCTCTATCTCGGCTCCGGCACCTATCCCTTCGGACATTGCCGGTATCCTTACAAAACCGTCAGCACGGACAAGAGACATGAGCACTCCTGCGCCCCGGCTGACCGGTGTCGCGATAAAATTCTCTCCGACCTTCCCGACCTTTACCCTGAGGAATTCCTCCATACCGAGAGGAGATGCAACCTGCCTTGAAAGCAGTGCCCTGAGAATCTGGGGCTCTTCAATGTCGAGTCCCTGCCATCGGTACAGAAGCGGCCTGGCAAATAATGTGAAGGTAATGTAAGCAGATACAGGATACCCCGGGATGCCGATGACGGGTTTGCCCTTCACGATTCCAAGGATAACAGGCTTTCCCGGCTTTATACTGACTCCGTGAAGTATCACCTCGCCGATTTCCCTGATAACCTCTGCGGTGAAATCTTCAGAACCGGCAGATGCACCCGCGTTCACAATGATCATATCTCCGGTTTCATGGGCTTCGAGAATCGCTTTCTTGAGTGCTTCAGGGTCATCAGGAACGATCCCGAACCTGACAGGTTCGCACCCCCATTCAGCAACAAGGCCGCCCAGTATCCGGGTGTTGAATTCGATAATATCCCCTGTCTTCAGCTCCGAGCCCGGTTCAACAATCTCGTTGCCCGTCGGAATGACTACGACTCTCGGTTTTCTTCTGACCGACACGCCGGCATGTCCTCCGCCAAGCATTGCCCCGATATCCACAGGCCGTATCCGCTGATTTTCAGGGAGGATCAGCTCGGTTGCCACAATATCTTCGCCGATTACCCTCACATGCTGCCACGGCGTGGCAGGAGAGATGATCTCGATACATTTCTCCCCTTTCTGTCCTCTTTCAGGCAGGGAGGATATGGAAGGGTCTACCTGCTGCTGGTACACGACATTTACATCCTCGACCATTATGACGGCATTGAAGCCCTCAGGGATCGGGTCTCCTGTATCAACATACACAGCCTTTTCTCCTGTCTTCAAACGTATTGGCGTCCGTTCAGAGGCCCCGAAGGTCTCCGCAAACCGCACGGCATATCCGTCCATTGCTGACGAATGATAAAAAGGTGATGAAATTCTTGCGGTTACTGCTTCAG
Encoded here:
- a CDS encoding molybdopterin biosynthesis protein encodes the protein MQREIYLESTPLREALSKWLGRLESEGILKPFPGESTAVKDSLQRVTAEAVTARISSPFYHSSAMDGYAVRFAETFGASERTPIRLKTGEKAVYVDTGDPIPEGFNAVIMVEDVNVVYQQQVDPSISSLPERGQKGEKCIEIISPATPWQHVRVIGEDIVATELILPENQRIRPVDIGAMLGGGHAGVSVRRKPRVVVIPTGNEIVEPGSELKTGDIIEFNTRILGGLVAEWGCEPVRFGIVPDDPEALKKAILEAHETGDMIIVNAGASAGSEDFTAEVIREIGEVILHGVSIKPGKPVILGIVKGKPVIGIPGYPVSAYITFTLFARPLLYRWQGLDIEEPQILRALLSRQVASPLGMEEFLRVKVGKVGENFIATPVSRGAGVLMSLVRADGFVRIPAMSEGIGAGAEIEVELMRTRHDIENTIVCIGSHDNALDLLSNSLRKRYPGTSLSSAHVGSMGGLVALKKGEAHLAGTHLLDENTGEYNISFINRLLSDKRIVLMNLVYREQGLLVPKGNPKNIRGFEDLTRGDVVFVNRQSGAGTRLLTDKCLRELGIKPGDVSGYEREEYTHMGVASAVLTGIADTGLAILASARALNLDFIPVAQERYDLAIAREFFATDLLQRLLRIVKADSEFRNAVKELGGYDVSDMGKVMFEN